The Commensalibacter nepenthis genome has a window encoding:
- a CDS encoding integrase core domain-containing protein, producing MHRKTKLTLYHREEIWRLHHQEKVTVTDLAKRFMVSRPTIYVVLRRARLQLFVPMSSTNERYKVIKYGIKRLAKIEKTLEDKLRRQAKKYNKSYPGEMVHVDTKRLPLLKNETKQQTREYLFVGIDDFSRELYAGIYNDKSQFSAAQFLQDDVLVQCPYMIECVYSDNGREYQGTLEHLFVKSCYTNRINQKFTKPACPQTNGKAERVIRTLMEMWHERELFVNAQDRKLKLKRFINYYNTVKPHKGIQGKTPYEVLDGYFKQNL from the coding sequence GAGAAGAGATATGGCGATTACATCATCAAGAGAAAGTCACGGTAACGGATCTGGCTAAGCGTTTTATGGTCAGCAGACCTACGATTTATGTTGTATTAAGGCGTGCTCGGTTGCAATTATTTGTGCCGATGTCCAGCACAAATGAGCGTTATAAAGTGATCAAATATGGCATTAAACGCCTTGCTAAGATTGAAAAAACACTTGAGGACAAGCTCAGACGGCAAGCCAAAAAATATAACAAATCTTATCCTGGGGAGATGGTGCATGTCGATACAAAACGGCTTCCTTTGTTGAAAAATGAGACTAAACAGCAAACTCGGGAGTATCTTTTTGTAGGTATTGATGATTTTTCTCGAGAACTCTATGCAGGGATTTACAACGATAAATCTCAGTTTAGTGCAGCTCAGTTCCTACAAGACGATGTGCTGGTTCAATGCCCTTATATGATCGAATGTGTTTACTCTGACAATGGCAGAGAATACCAAGGAACGCTTGAACATCTGTTTGTTAAATCTTGTTATACCAATCGGATTAACCAGAAATTTACCAAGCCGGCTTGCCCTCAAACCAATGGCAAAGCAGAGCGCGTCATTCGCACACTCATGGAAATGTGGCATGAGCGTGAATTGTTCGTCAATGCTCAAGATCGAAAGTTAAAGTTGAAACGTTTTATTAATTATTATAACACTGTTAAACCCCATAAAGGCATTCAAGGAAAAACACCCTATGAGGTCTTAGATGGTTATTTTAAACAAAATCTGTAA